Proteins co-encoded in one Cyprinus carpio isolate SPL01 chromosome B5, ASM1834038v1, whole genome shotgun sequence genomic window:
- the LOC109090754 gene encoding zinc finger protein 768 isoform X2: MTLSMDISVSFLKCELASTIDQAVRSAVEAVLKETARVVGIKLAAARNAAAESHRENQSLRERLEISESELKAVRYYMTAAEKNIKQCLLLNRNQPGSNIMRTNAEDALFVIPSRAADGSPILQAQNRDSSRKSFRNSPGRIHNPKNLPSVGLCLPTVQSDWPRECVNRREARGGSSRGNSSALASDPTTSQTLVENNPAPFKPEDEPEGPFYTTNEDNSSAVTDSERRHEEPENPDHFANPPEHPSDMSKFEFEMSTPAGNVNELELIQVMEDSDEVKQGTIKIEDDPDSLTLEPPSSNLAVASSSNSMQELAQISSPSMRETDGDALLALAAHVSSDSGFSRTIESPDKVHRCNICGRGFRRFYCLKTHQRIHTGERPYPCRYCEKRFRHLDSLHKHQRIHTGERPYRCAECGCCFRELGQLKKHRLKHSPTFVPVTNPTFPLLPAGPSYVWPHLSTQSLDSV; this comes from the exons ATGACTTTGAGCATGGACATCAGCGTTTCTTTTCTCAAGTGCGAACTCGCATCTACTATCGACCAGGCGGTAAGAAGCGCCGTGGAAGCGGTTTTAAAAGAAACGGCCCGAGTTGTTGGCATAAAGCTGGCCGCGGCTCGAAACGCAGCCGCAGAGTCTCACCGAGAGAACCAGAGCCTGCGCGAGAGACTGGAGATCTCCGAGAGCGAGCTGAAAGCAGTGCGCTACTACATGACCGCGGCTGAAAAGAACATCAAACAGTGTTTACTTCTCAACAGAAACCAGCCTGGGTCAAATATCATGCGCACAAACGCAGAAGACGCTCTTTTTGTGATTCCGTCACGCGCTGCGGACGGAAGCCCCATATTACAGGCGCAAAACAGAGATTCCTCTCGCAAGAGCTTCCGAAACTCACCGGGAAGAATCCACAATCCCAAAAATCTCCCTAGTGTCGGCCTCTGTCTCCCCACGGTGCAGTCAGACTGGCCTCGGGAGTGCGTCAACCGCAGAGAGGCAAGAGGAGGGTCCTCAAGAGGCAACAGTTCAGCACTCGCGAGTGACCCCACGACCTCACAGACTCTTGTGGAAAACAATCCTGCTCCCTTCAAACCAGAAGATGAGCCAGAGGGCCCATTTTACACCACGAATGAGG ACAACAGTTCTGCAGTAACAGACAGTGAGAGGAGACATGAGGAACCAGAAAATCCAGACCACTTCGCAAACCCACCAGAGCATCCATCTGACATGAGCAAGTTTGAGTTTGAAATGAGCACGCCAGCTGGGAATGTTAATGAGCTGGAGCTGATACAGGTGATGGAGGACTCTGATGAAGTCAAACAGGGCACCATTAAAATTGAAGATGATCCTGATTCCCTTACATTAGAGCCTCCTTCATCAAATCTAGCGGTAGCATCTTCATCCAACTCCATGCAAGAGTTAGCGCAAATCTCCTCACCTTCGATGCGGGAGACTGATGGTGATGCTTTGCTGGCCTTGGCTGCACATGTTAGTAGTGACTCCGGCTTCAGCAGGACTATCGAGAGCCCTGATAAAGTGCACCGCTGTAACATTTGTGGCCGGGGGTTCAGACGTTTCTACTGCTTGAAAACGCACCAGCGCATACACACAGGTGAGCGGCCGTATCCTTGCAGATATTGCGAGAAGCGATTCCGCCATTTGGACAGCTTACACAAGCACCAGCGcattcacacaggagagagacCGTACCGCTGTGCTGAGTGTGGATGCTGCTTCAGAGAACTCGGTCAGCTCAAAAAGCACAGACTCAAACACTCTCCTACATTTGTTCCGGTGACCAATCCCACCTTCCCTCTCCTCCCAGCCGGACCCTCCTATGTCTGGCCACATCTCAGCACACAGTCTTTGGATTCAGTCTAG
- the LOC109090754 gene encoding zinc finger protein 16-like isoform X1, whose translation MTLSMDISVSFLKCELASTIDQAVRSAVEAVLKETARVVGIKLAAARNAAAESHRENQSLRERLEISESELKAVRYYMTAAEKNIKQCLLLNRNQPGSNIMRTNAEDALFVIPSRAADGSPILQAQNRDSSRKSFRNSPGRIHNPKNLPSVGLCLPTVQSDWPRECVNRREARGGSSRGNSSALASDPTTSQTLVENNPAPFKPEDEPEGPFYTTNEGEIDNSSAVTDSERRHEEPENPDHFANPPEHPSDMSKFEFEMSTPAGNVNELELIQVMEDSDEVKQGTIKIEDDPDSLTLEPPSSNLAVASSSNSMQELAQISSPSMRETDGDALLALAAHVSSDSGFSRTIESPDKVHRCNICGRGFRRFYCLKTHQRIHTGERPYPCRYCEKRFRHLDSLHKHQRIHTGERPYRCAECGCCFRELGQLKKHRLKHSPTFVPVTNPTFPLLPAGPSYVWPHLSTQSLDSV comes from the exons ATGACTTTGAGCATGGACATCAGCGTTTCTTTTCTCAAGTGCGAACTCGCATCTACTATCGACCAGGCGGTAAGAAGCGCCGTGGAAGCGGTTTTAAAAGAAACGGCCCGAGTTGTTGGCATAAAGCTGGCCGCGGCTCGAAACGCAGCCGCAGAGTCTCACCGAGAGAACCAGAGCCTGCGCGAGAGACTGGAGATCTCCGAGAGCGAGCTGAAAGCAGTGCGCTACTACATGACCGCGGCTGAAAAGAACATCAAACAGTGTTTACTTCTCAACAGAAACCAGCCTGGGTCAAATATCATGCGCACAAACGCAGAAGACGCTCTTTTTGTGATTCCGTCACGCGCTGCGGACGGAAGCCCCATATTACAGGCGCAAAACAGAGATTCCTCTCGCAAGAGCTTCCGAAACTCACCGGGAAGAATCCACAATCCCAAAAATCTCCCTAGTGTCGGCCTCTGTCTCCCCACGGTGCAGTCAGACTGGCCTCGGGAGTGCGTCAACCGCAGAGAGGCAAGAGGAGGGTCCTCAAGAGGCAACAGTTCAGCACTCGCGAGTGACCCCACGACCTCACAGACTCTTGTGGAAAACAATCCTGCTCCCTTCAAACCAGAAGATGAGCCAGAGGGCCCATTTTACACCACGAATGAGGGTGAAATAG ACAACAGTTCTGCAGTAACAGACAGTGAGAGGAGACATGAGGAACCAGAAAATCCAGACCACTTCGCAAACCCACCAGAGCATCCATCTGACATGAGCAAGTTTGAGTTTGAAATGAGCACGCCAGCTGGGAATGTTAATGAGCTGGAGCTGATACAGGTGATGGAGGACTCTGATGAAGTCAAACAGGGCACCATTAAAATTGAAGATGATCCTGATTCCCTTACATTAGAGCCTCCTTCATCAAATCTAGCGGTAGCATCTTCATCCAACTCCATGCAAGAGTTAGCGCAAATCTCCTCACCTTCGATGCGGGAGACTGATGGTGATGCTTTGCTGGCCTTGGCTGCACATGTTAGTAGTGACTCCGGCTTCAGCAGGACTATCGAGAGCCCTGATAAAGTGCACCGCTGTAACATTTGTGGCCGGGGGTTCAGACGTTTCTACTGCTTGAAAACGCACCAGCGCATACACACAGGTGAGCGGCCGTATCCTTGCAGATATTGCGAGAAGCGATTCCGCCATTTGGACAGCTTACACAAGCACCAGCGcattcacacaggagagagacCGTACCGCTGTGCTGAGTGTGGATGCTGCTTCAGAGAACTCGGTCAGCTCAAAAAGCACAGACTCAAACACTCTCCTACATTTGTTCCGGTGACCAATCCCACCTTCCCTCTCCTCCCAGCCGGACCCTCCTATGTCTGGCCACATCTCAGCACACAGTCTTTGGATTCAGTCTAG